One genomic window of Candidatus Borreliella tachyglossi includes the following:
- a CDS encoding DUF3890 domain-containing protein → MINSANTYISNSNSNMDNEDNLAEIKTIYTKILALLSIKQEEVTFENFLLHSELLEATLINRGVDISLLSYANIFLLTYYFIGCELKKRGILTEFEFDRIKKQKFNELEIDYHPPPSPTAVNEEHKKNFCDLFDKLVDQSKKQTKTPSCIGVVR, encoded by the coding sequence ATGATAAATAGTGCTAATACTTATATAAGTAATAGTAATAGCAATATGGATAATGAGGATAATTTGGCAGAGATTAAGACAATATACACAAAAATACTAGCTCTCTTGTCAATAAAACAAGAAGAGGTAACTTTTGAAAACTTCCTACTGCACTCTGAACTACTTGAAGCTACTCTAATAAACAGGGGTGTTGATATTAGCTTGTTAAGTTATGCTAATATTTTTCTACTAACATATTACTTTATAGGTTGTGAACTTAAGAAACGCGGTATTTTAACAGAGTTTGAATTTGATAGGATTAAAAAACAAAAGTTTAATGAACTTGAGATTGACTATCACCCACCACCATCACCAACTGCTGTTAATGAAGAACACAAGAAAAACTTTTGTGATCTTTTTGATAAATTAGTAGATCAAAGCAAAAAACAAACAAAAACGCCTTCTTGTATAGGGGTAGTAAGATGA
- a CDS encoding DUF1506 family protein — MSSIRQTFSSMSNRMISLFQNDEQLRFYKGMYKYNVETAMHDLIFSKLSYMAFIGVLFSITSDALENIYDSNLKDSGSYAKLYTASTLDFQIKDRISTDDTDYYEIVKIDTSIGYTTLILKVLSWT, encoded by the coding sequence ATGAGCTCTATAAGACAAACATTTTCTTCTATGTCTAATAGAATGATATCATTATTTCAAAATGATGAACAGTTAAGATTTTATAAAGGTATGTACAAATACAATGTAGAGACCGCCATGCATGATTTAATTTTTAGTAAATTAAGTTACATGGCATTTATTGGTGTGCTCTTTAGCATTACTAGTGATGCTTTAGAAAATATATATGACTCTAATTTAAAAGACTCTGGAAGTTATGCTAAACTCTATACCGCATCCACACTTGATTTTCAAATTAAAGATCGCATATCAACAGATGACACAGACTACTACGAAATAGTTAAAATTGATACAAGTATTGGATATACAACATTAATACTTAAGGTACTATCATGGACATAA
- a CDS encoding DUF787 family protein — protein MPMDTVNVNLITSRLDITKVQYYNPLLVYKTTTLKIDDQVNNIKILPLNVNNYTKSIEALEKANGNDLEAEKAYLNTALGAFFGEDALRACTLLLYKDKPESIKEYLKASRHSFVVLINPYKKESPTDDGLSIYKDDYPKFKSPNTFFVFSTKETELKELFKDKGSTEGKGNIVIYSNGGDNLYLKFISQYLNQASIFHSVNPYGIKLKATPLLDDATIKKLRDARINFYALLNETGLDGVPSFKEGVDLAGTPIDELATLSYIKNETIVELIRVWNKHNRQNSKLSALSLSGIRENAYTASLECLFNRFKSSGLIVDYSSIRLKLKPSPQLQLDLNITITYNYSINAVVLNITTEDIKDYQNSLAQDRSA, from the coding sequence ATGCCAATGGATACAGTTAATGTCAATCTTATAACCAGTAGACTAGATATTACCAAAGTACAATACTACAACCCTTTACTAGTTTATAAAACTACAACTTTAAAGATTGATGATCAAGTTAACAACATTAAGATACTACCACTTAATGTTAATAACTATACCAAGAGTATAGAAGCACTTGAAAAAGCAAATGGTAATGACCTAGAGGCCGAGAAGGCTTATTTAAATACGGCTTTAGGGGCTTTTTTTGGTGAAGATGCATTAAGGGCTTGCACACTTTTACTTTATAAAGATAAGCCGGAGTCAATTAAGGAATATCTTAAAGCTAGCAGGCACAGTTTTGTTGTCTTAATTAATCCTTATAAAAAAGAGAGTCCTACAGACGATGGACTTAGTATTTATAAAGATGATTATCCTAAATTCAAGAGCCCTAATACCTTTTTTGTATTCTCTACTAAAGAAACCGAACTAAAAGAATTATTTAAAGATAAAGGCTCAACAGAGGGTAAAGGTAATATTGTCATTTATAGCAACGGTGGTGATAACCTGTATTTAAAATTTATAAGTCAATACCTCAATCAAGCTAGTATATTTCATTCCGTAAATCCGTACGGTATTAAGCTTAAAGCCACACCACTCCTTGATGATGCTACAATCAAGAAATTACGAGATGCTCGTATTAATTTCTATGCACTTCTTAATGAGACTGGACTTGACGGTGTTCCTTCTTTTAAGGAGGGCGTTGACCTTGCTGGTACTCCTATAGATGAACTTGCAACATTAAGTTACATCAAAAATGAAACCATAGTGGAGCTCATTCGTGTTTGGAACAAACATAATAGACAAAATAGTAAATTAAGTGCATTAAGTCTAAGTGGTATTCGTGAGAATGCATACACTGCGTCACTTGAGTGTTTATTTAATAGATTTAAATCTTCTGGTTTGATTGTAGACTATAGTTCTATTAGATTAAAACTAAAGCCATCTCCTCAACTACAGCTTGATCTAAATATCACTATTACATATAACTATAGCATTAATGCTGTTGTATTAAATATTACAACAGAAGACATAAAAGACTATCAAAATAGTCTAGCGCAAGACAGGAGTGCTTAA
- a CDS encoding DUF1463 family protein translates to MNLYNLTEVYFSILGHQLHSGKIEFSSEPSTRAVVSAEDKGTPVISFRDPKTVTYIFNIEVTLGSHDYILLTELSDEQFDNVTVSKNEKIGDLVFNDHIATKIISNHAVFTEAPSRNYSAEADKVTFEIRAINCRRSKPNT, encoded by the coding sequence ATGAATTTATATAACTTAACGGAAGTTTATTTTTCAATATTAGGTCATCAACTGCATAGTGGAAAGATCGAATTTAGTAGTGAGCCTAGTACTAGAGCCGTTGTTTCGGCTGAAGACAAGGGTACACCTGTTATAAGCTTTAGAGACCCTAAAACTGTTACTTATATTTTCAACATTGAGGTAACACTTGGTAGTCATGATTATATTTTGTTAACAGAATTATCGGATGAACAATTTGATAATGTTACTGTTAGTAAAAATGAAAAAATTGGGGATTTAGTTTTCAATGATCATATTGCAACAAAAATTATTTCAAACCATGCAGTGTTTACAGAGGCTCCATCTAGAAACTACTCTGCAGAGGCTGATAAGGTAACTTTTGAAATACGAGCAATTAATTGTAGGCGTAGTAAACCTAATACTTAA